One part of the Prunus persica cultivar Lovell chromosome G5, Prunus_persica_NCBIv2, whole genome shotgun sequence genome encodes these proteins:
- the LOC18776948 gene encoding uncharacterized protein LOC18776948 has protein sequence MKSGYWQIQIAEKDRYKTKKYDKYESKSEPKKPYKTFKKKKYVGETSKNASKGKKGAVPTCYKCGKVGHYKSECKMKDKISNLSISEELKQQLCQIMLNSSDFEQESDNELAQLENEGLFESDTKTSSDSEDECACQFNDLKICVLTKEESLIIDLIDKIEDPEKKREALESYISLAKVGPSNLQPAVTNVRQPVENYSFKTIVNRMNDKIHKKEPTLNDLQCEVHDVKEELREIKNRVRILELYRPFSEKDTEEKSEQLEFENLMEEFQEKIELVRKESLQEEQVNTMKFVNSIDRVIALKWDKQQLQRFLGSLNYIKHFYKDLAQDSKLLYQRLKKNPVSWSDEHTKAVRRLKVKVKELPCLALANPEAFKIVETDASEIGYGGILKQRVNNSEQLVRFTSGVWKPAQKNYSTVKKEMLAIVHAVSKFESDLFNKKFLIRVDCKAAKDILFKDVKNLASKQIFERWQGILSAFDFDIEFIKGETNALLDFLPREFLQGAN, from the exons atgAAATCAGGATATTGGCAAATCCAGATCGCCGAAAAAGACAGGTACAAGACTAAGAAATATGATAAATACGAGTCTAAGTCTGAGCCTAAGAAACCATATAAGAcctttaagaaaaagaaatacgTAGGGGAAACTAGTAAGAATGCTAgtaaaggaaagaaaggtgCGGTCCCAACATGCTACAAATGTGGAAAAGTCGGACACTATAAATCCGAATGTAAAATGAAGGACAAAATCAGTAACTTAAGCATTAGTGAAGAACTTAAGCAGCAACTTTGCCAAATAATGCTTAATTCCTCCGATTTTGAGCAAGAAAGTGATAACGAACTAGCTCAGCTAGAAAATGAAGGATTATTTGAATCTGATACTAAAACTAGTTCAGATAGTGAAGATGAGTGCGCCTGTCAATTCAATGATCTCAAAATATGTGTTTTAACCAAAGAAGAAAGTCTGATAATAGACTTAATTGACAAAATAGAGGATccagagaaaaagagagaggcgCTTGAAAGTTATATCTCACTAGCTAAAGTAGGACCAAGTAACCTGCAGCCAGCTGTAACTAATGTGAGACAACCAGTTGAAAACTATAGCTTTAAAACTATAGTGAACAGGATGAATGACAAAATTCACAAGAAAGAACCTACTCTCAATGATCTGCAGTGCGAAGTTCATGATGTGAAAGAAGAACTTAGAGAGATAAAAAATAGGGTTAGAATTCTAGAACTCTATCGCCCTTTTTCGGAAAAAGATACAGAAGAAAAATCGGAGCAATTAGAATTTGAAAATCTAATGGAAGAATTTCAAGAGAAAATTGAACTTGTGAGAAAAGAATCCCTACAAGAAGAGCAGGTTAATACCATGAAATTTGTTAATAGTATAGATAGAGTGATAGCTCTAAAATG GGACAAGCAACAGTTACAAAGATTCTTAGGAAGTCTCAATTACATAAAGCATTTTTATAAAGATTTAGCTCAGGACTCAAAATTATTATATCAAAGGTTGAAAAAGAACCCGGTTTCTTGGTCTGATGAACACACTAAAGCTGTAAGGAGACTGAAAGTTAAAGTCAAAGAACTTCCTTGTTTAGCTTTAGCCAACCCAGAAGCCTTTAAAATCGTAGAAACTGATGCTTCAGAAATAGGGTATGGGGGAATCTTAAAACAGAGGGTTAATAACTCAGAACAATTAGTTAGGTTCACCTCTGGAGTTTGGAAACCAGCTCAAAAGAATTATTCTACTGTTAAGAAAGAAATGCTAGCCATTGTCCACGCTGTCTCTAAATTTGAAAGTGATCTTTTCAATAAGAAATTTTTGATAAGAGTAGATTGCAAGGCTGCCAAAGACATTTTGTTCAAGGATGTTAAAAATCTAGCATCCAAACAAATTTTTGAAAGATGGCAAGGAATTCTTTctgcttttgattttgatattgaatttattaAAGGTGAAACTAACGCACTCCTGGACTTCTTACCTCGAGAATTTTTGCAGGGTGCGAACTAG